In Micrococcus luteus NCTC 2665, a single window of DNA contains:
- a CDS encoding glycosyltransferase family 87 protein, with the protein MRPAPAHAATPSEPPTHAADGAPSDAVTAPGVPAGRSADSAPSGTLPAPGERGGRFQLAGGLAANGPGRGTGSWAGPVALTGLLVALAAVVTVLQKSPCLLHGWGAPDVYYAGCYSDWAALYGGRGFAADPWAPFRAGSTFEYPVLMSVVGSVAAWITQALPFSPEQGTVVFWLVNFGFVVVLWAVVAVLTVRMAGRRWTDGLMVAVAPGIVLAGTINWDLWAVALLACGMYAWSRGRSLTAGVLFGLGAAMKLYPLLILGPLLILAVRSRRWRPFLLAAGGTVAAWAAVNVPLMVVNFQAWSVFFTFSGERGPGLSSVWHAWDVTAAQAGWAFVPEDSLTLLAYGTFAVCCLGIFVLGVRVRHTPRLAQLTFLVVAAFVLTNKVYSPQFVVWLIPLLALALPRWRDFWVWQTVEALHFFAVWMYLAKGVAETPPQHSMDDSVYVAAILAHMLAVLWLCGRVVWEMLHPAEDLVKRDHGGHPDTDPLAGAYAADSGPARGRSGRPAAVQA; encoded by the coding sequence ATGAGACCGGCCCCCGCGCACGCCGCGACCCCCAGCGAGCCGCCCACTCACGCCGCGGACGGCGCCCCGAGCGACGCCGTGACCGCCCCGGGTGTCCCCGCCGGGCGTTCCGCTGACAGCGCACCGTCCGGGACCCTGCCCGCCCCCGGCGAGCGCGGCGGACGCTTCCAGCTCGCCGGCGGCCTCGCGGCGAACGGCCCCGGACGGGGGACCGGCTCCTGGGCCGGGCCCGTGGCGCTGACGGGGCTGCTGGTGGCTCTGGCCGCCGTCGTGACCGTGCTGCAGAAGTCGCCGTGCCTGCTGCACGGCTGGGGCGCCCCGGACGTCTACTACGCGGGCTGCTATTCGGACTGGGCCGCGCTCTACGGCGGGCGCGGGTTCGCGGCGGACCCGTGGGCGCCGTTCCGGGCGGGCTCCACGTTCGAGTACCCCGTGCTGATGTCCGTCGTGGGCTCGGTGGCGGCCTGGATCACGCAGGCGCTGCCGTTCTCGCCGGAGCAGGGCACGGTGGTGTTCTGGCTCGTGAACTTCGGGTTCGTGGTGGTGCTGTGGGCCGTCGTCGCGGTGCTGACCGTCCGGATGGCGGGGCGCCGGTGGACGGACGGGCTCATGGTGGCCGTGGCCCCGGGGATCGTGCTGGCCGGCACCATCAACTGGGACCTGTGGGCCGTGGCCCTGCTGGCGTGCGGCATGTACGCGTGGTCGCGCGGCCGGTCCCTGACGGCGGGGGTGCTGTTCGGCCTCGGCGCGGCCATGAAGCTGTATCCGCTGCTGATCCTGGGGCCGCTGCTGATCCTGGCGGTGCGCTCGCGGCGGTGGCGGCCGTTCCTGCTCGCGGCCGGGGGCACGGTGGCGGCGTGGGCGGCGGTCAACGTGCCGCTCATGGTCGTGAACTTCCAGGCGTGGTCCGTGTTCTTCACCTTCTCCGGCGAGCGCGGGCCGGGCCTGTCCAGCGTGTGGCACGCGTGGGACGTGACCGCCGCGCAGGCCGGGTGGGCGTTCGTGCCGGAGGACTCCCTGACCCTGCTGGCCTACGGGACCTTCGCGGTGTGCTGCCTGGGGATCTTCGTGCTCGGCGTGCGGGTGCGGCACACCCCGCGGCTGGCCCAGCTGACGTTCCTGGTGGTGGCGGCGTTCGTGCTCACCAACAAGGTGTACTCACCGCAGTTCGTGGTCTGGCTGATCCCGCTCCTGGCGCTCGCCCTGCCGCGGTGGCGGGACTTCTGGGTGTGGCAGACGGTGGAGGCGCTGCACTTCTTCGCCGTGTGGATGTATTTGGCCAAGGGGGTGGCCGAGACCCCGCCGCAGCACTCCATGGACGACTCCGTCTACGTGGCCGCGATCCTCGCGCACATGCTCGCGGTGCTGTGGCTGTGCGGGCGCGTCGTGTGGGAGATGCTGCACCCGGCCGAGGACCTCGTGAAGCGCGACCACGGCGGCCACCCGGACACCGACCCGCTCGCCGGCGCGTACGCCGCGGACTCCGGCCCGGCCCGGGGGCGCTCAGGCCGGCCGGCCGCGGTTCAGGCGTAG
- a CDS encoding inositol-3-phosphate synthase: MATNPIRVAIAGVGNCATSLIQGVEYYREAKATDTVPGLMHVQFGDYHVSDLEFVAAFDVDAKKVGLDLSEAITASENNTIKIADVPHADVTVQRGPTLDGLGKYYAETIEESEAEPVDVAQALRDAEVDVLVCYLPVGSQRATEHYAQAAIDAGVAFVNALPVFIAGTPEWAEKFTAAGVPIVGDDIKSQIGATITHRVMAKLFEDRGVTLDRTYQLNVGGNMDFKNMLERERLESKKISKTQAVTSNTSAQLGEKDVHIGPSDYVAWLDDRKWAFVRLEGRNFGDAPVSLEYKLEVWDSPNSAGVIIDAVRAAKIALDRGIGGPILSASSYFMKSPPVQHNDDAAHELVEAFIRGDIER, from the coding sequence GTGGCCACCAATCCCATCCGCGTCGCCATCGCCGGCGTGGGCAACTGCGCAACATCCCTCATCCAGGGTGTGGAGTACTACCGCGAGGCGAAGGCCACGGACACGGTCCCAGGCCTGATGCACGTGCAGTTCGGCGACTACCACGTGTCGGACCTCGAGTTCGTGGCCGCGTTCGACGTGGACGCGAAGAAGGTCGGCCTGGACCTGTCCGAGGCCATCACCGCCTCCGAGAACAACACCATCAAGATCGCGGACGTGCCCCACGCGGACGTCACCGTCCAGCGCGGCCCCACCCTGGACGGCCTCGGCAAGTACTACGCCGAGACCATCGAGGAGTCGGAGGCCGAGCCCGTGGACGTGGCCCAGGCCCTCCGCGACGCGGAGGTGGACGTGCTGGTCTGCTACCTGCCCGTCGGCTCGCAGCGGGCCACAGAGCACTACGCCCAGGCCGCGATCGACGCCGGCGTCGCGTTCGTGAACGCCCTGCCCGTGTTCATCGCCGGCACCCCGGAGTGGGCCGAGAAGTTCACCGCCGCGGGTGTGCCGATCGTGGGCGACGACATCAAGTCCCAGATCGGCGCCACCATCACCCACCGCGTGATGGCCAAGCTGTTCGAGGACCGCGGCGTCACCCTGGACCGCACCTACCAGCTCAACGTGGGCGGCAACATGGACTTCAAGAACATGCTCGAGCGTGAGCGCCTGGAGTCCAAGAAGATCTCCAAGACGCAGGCCGTCACCTCCAACACCTCCGCGCAGCTGGGCGAGAAGGATGTGCACATCGGCCCGTCCGACTACGTGGCCTGGCTCGACGACCGCAAGTGGGCGTTCGTGCGCCTCGAGGGCCGCAACTTCGGCGACGCCCCCGTCTCGCTCGAGTACAAGCTCGAGGTGTGGGACTCCCCCAACTCGGCCGGCGTGATCATCGACGCCGTGCGCGCCGCGAAGATCGCCCTGGACCGCGGCATCGGCGGGCCGATCCTCTCGGCCTCGTCCTACTTCATGAAGTCCCCGCCCGTGCAGCACAACGACGACGCGGCGCACGAGCTCGTGGAGGCCTTCATCCGCGGCGACATCGAGCGCTAA
- a CDS encoding acyltransferase — translation MAAGAILLLTALLADLSTRLIEEPILHEGFRGAFGRWGAAARRAFTGGAGPIGRFAAAATVLGLVAVPAAAMAAVVHSPAQTQLEQDIAQAEESLKAAEAAQQAARESRAAEQSKRAEAEASASPGSPAPGDAEGSAGATPSPGSSAEPSGLGLGDPAVARPTYSKEQLTAALPPSELGPDVTLIGDSVSLSAAPQLMEQLPGMLLEAEVGYQIWDAADEIEKLKADGQLSDVVVVALGANGTTHRGDWEKILAAVGEDRLLVLVVPHGPMDWIADVQRQMEAQATAHPDRIVLADWDAVAKQHVTDFSADGVHPRADGQAMYAQLVRLTIEDRLGVRR, via the coding sequence GTGGCCGCGGGAGCGATCCTGCTGCTGACCGCCCTGCTCGCCGACCTGAGCACCCGGCTGATCGAGGAGCCCATCCTGCACGAGGGGTTCAGGGGCGCCTTCGGCCGCTGGGGCGCGGCCGCGCGGCGGGCGTTCACGGGCGGGGCCGGGCCGATCGGCCGGTTCGCGGCCGCCGCCACGGTGCTGGGGCTCGTGGCCGTGCCCGCGGCGGCCATGGCCGCCGTGGTGCACTCGCCCGCGCAGACCCAGCTCGAGCAGGACATCGCCCAGGCGGAGGAGTCCCTCAAGGCCGCCGAGGCGGCGCAGCAGGCGGCCCGCGAGTCCCGGGCGGCGGAGCAGTCGAAGCGGGCCGAGGCCGAGGCGTCGGCCTCGCCCGGCTCACCCGCCCCGGGGGACGCGGAGGGCTCCGCGGGCGCGACGCCCTCGCCCGGATCGTCCGCCGAGCCGTCCGGGCTCGGGCTCGGCGACCCGGCCGTCGCGCGCCCCACGTACTCCAAAGAGCAGCTCACCGCGGCCCTGCCGCCGTCCGAGCTCGGCCCGGACGTCACCCTGATCGGCGACTCCGTCTCGCTCTCGGCCGCGCCCCAGCTCATGGAGCAGCTGCCCGGGATGCTGCTCGAGGCCGAGGTGGGCTACCAGATCTGGGACGCCGCGGACGAGATCGAGAAGCTCAAGGCGGACGGCCAGCTGAGCGACGTCGTCGTGGTGGCCCTGGGCGCCAACGGCACCACCCATCGGGGCGACTGGGAGAAGATCCTGGCGGCCGTCGGCGAGGACCGGCTGCTCGTGCTCGTGGTGCCGCACGGCCCGATGGACTGGATCGCCGACGTGCAGAGGCAGATGGAGGCGCAGGCCACGGCGCACCCGGATCGGATCGTCCTGGCGGACTGGGACGCCGTGGCGAAGCAGCACGTCACGGACTTCTCCGCCGACGGCGTGCACCCCCGCGCCGACGGCCAGGCCATGTACGCCCAGCTCGTCCGGCTCACCATCGAGGACCGGCTCGGCGTGCGGCGCTGA
- a CDS encoding acyltransferase family protein — MSSDQRTAPVPRHALSPQDGAPAVKVGTRVSRGPGRVTALDGLRGIAVLAVLVFHAWPTFLRGGFVGVDMFFVLSGFLITTGLVRGVDAGRGVALGTFWMKRVRRLIPAMLMALVGTTALAWLAVDEFPAGLGRQWFGALTYTSNWVMILEGGDYFNRASPPLFEHLWSLAIEEQFYILWPLLLWGLLLLTWPPRSTVNSGRVADRRRILAVAVAAVASAAWMAWGSWHGFEQARLYFGTDTHAFGLLFGACVAIGLAHVPRPEHGGPEPRTSATRVAVAWGAVAVLAAGFALVDGGHASTYRGVLAGLSAVVAFIVWHVVQGDRRDSLSRVLGNGFLRWWGRRSYAAYLWHWPLLVIMRVMVPVDAPGGPNPWPRERSCC, encoded by the coding sequence GTGAGTTCCGACCAGCGCACCGCGCCCGTGCCCCGCCATGCCCTGTCGCCCCAGGACGGCGCGCCCGCCGTCAAGGTCGGCACGCGGGTCAGTCGCGGCCCCGGCCGGGTGACCGCCCTCGACGGGCTGCGGGGGATCGCGGTGCTCGCCGTGCTCGTCTTCCACGCCTGGCCCACCTTCCTGCGCGGCGGGTTCGTGGGCGTGGACATGTTCTTCGTGCTCTCCGGCTTCCTCATCACCACCGGCCTGGTCCGCGGTGTGGACGCGGGCCGGGGCGTGGCGCTGGGCACCTTCTGGATGAAGCGCGTCCGACGCCTCATCCCGGCCATGCTGATGGCGCTCGTGGGCACCACCGCGCTCGCGTGGCTGGCGGTGGACGAGTTCCCCGCGGGCCTGGGCCGCCAATGGTTCGGCGCCCTGACCTACACCAGCAACTGGGTGATGATCCTCGAGGGCGGGGACTACTTCAACCGCGCCTCGCCGCCTCTGTTCGAGCACCTGTGGTCCCTGGCGATCGAGGAGCAGTTCTACATCCTCTGGCCCCTGCTCCTCTGGGGGCTGCTCCTGCTCACCTGGCCGCCGCGCAGCACGGTGAACTCGGGGCGGGTGGCGGACCGACGCCGCATCCTCGCGGTCGCGGTCGCGGCCGTGGCCTCCGCGGCGTGGATGGCCTGGGGCTCGTGGCACGGGTTCGAGCAGGCCCGCCTCTACTTCGGCACGGACACCCACGCCTTCGGCCTGCTGTTCGGCGCGTGCGTGGCGATCGGTCTGGCCCACGTGCCCCGGCCCGAGCACGGCGGCCCCGAGCCGCGGACCTCGGCCACGCGGGTGGCCGTCGCGTGGGGCGCCGTCGCGGTGCTCGCGGCGGGCTTCGCCCTGGTCGACGGCGGCCACGCGAGCACGTACCGCGGGGTGCTGGCGGGCCTGTCCGCCGTCGTCGCGTTCATCGTCTGGCACGTGGTGCAGGGTGACCGGCGCGACTCGCTCTCGCGCGTGCTGGGCAACGGGTTCCTGCGCTGGTGGGGGCGCCGCTCCTACGCCGCGTACCTGTGGCACTGGCCGCTGCTCGTGATCATGCGCGTGATGGTGCCCGTGGACGCCCCGGGTGGGCCGAACCCGTGGCCGCGGGAGCGATCCTGCTGCTGA
- a CDS encoding DUF7218 family protein, protein MAEKKTEKNGAPMGPGTSSIKDPEVYEALRREGASEEKAARIANASARDGRDEVAERGGEAGSYEDWTKDELEKRARELDIEGRSTMTKDELIEALRNH, encoded by the coding sequence ATGGCTGAGAAGAAGACCGAGAAGAACGGTGCCCCCATGGGCCCCGGCACGTCCAGCATCAAGGACCCCGAGGTCTACGAGGCGCTGCGCCGCGAGGGCGCGAGCGAGGAGAAGGCCGCGCGGATCGCCAACGCGTCCGCCCGGGACGGCCGGGACGAGGTCGCCGAGCGCGGCGGCGAGGCCGGCTCCTACGAGGACTGGACCAAGGACGAGCTCGAGAAGCGGGCCCGCGAGCTCGACATCGAGGGCCGCTCCACCATGACCAAGGACGAGCTCATCGAGGCGCTGCGGAACCACTGA
- a CDS encoding CCA tRNA nucleotidyltransferase produces the protein MDLTTATHALPPGFPADATLPAVVVELGRRFEAAGHELSLVGGPVRDLFLGRPSPDLDFTTDADPDASEAVGAGWADATWDVGRRFGTIGFRKAGWQLEVTTYRAEQYDPASRKPQVAFGDSLEDDLLRRDFTVNAMALRLPALELVDPFGGMRDLHAGVLRTPGTPEDSFSDDPLRMMRAARFASQLGFAVAPEVEQAMTAMAERITIISAERVREELVKLVCGAHPRAGLDLLVRTGLADHILPELPALQLESDEHHRHKDVYAHSLTVLEQAMELEGEYAPSTPDPVLRLAALLHDVGKPATRRFEKGGAVTFRHHETVGAKLVRKRLRALKFDNDTIKAVARLVELHMRFYGYGDAGWTDSAVRRYAHDAGDLLPRLHALTRSDVTTRNRRKAERLAHAYDDLERRIAEIAEAEELAAVRPDLDGQQIMALLGIRPGPVVGRAYSHLLEWRLDEGPHEQAEAEAELRRWWAEQPEAQQG, from the coding sequence ATGGATCTGACCACCGCCACCCACGCGCTGCCCCCCGGCTTCCCCGCGGACGCCACCCTGCCCGCCGTCGTCGTGGAGCTGGGGCGGAGGTTCGAGGCCGCCGGCCACGAGCTCTCCCTGGTGGGCGGCCCGGTCCGCGACCTCTTCCTGGGACGGCCGTCGCCGGACCTGGACTTCACCACGGACGCCGACCCGGACGCGTCCGAGGCCGTCGGCGCCGGCTGGGCGGACGCCACGTGGGACGTGGGGCGGCGGTTCGGGACCATCGGCTTCCGCAAGGCCGGCTGGCAGCTCGAGGTCACCACCTACCGGGCCGAGCAGTACGACCCGGCCAGCCGCAAGCCGCAGGTGGCCTTCGGCGACAGCCTCGAGGACGACCTGCTGCGCCGCGACTTCACCGTCAACGCCATGGCCCTGCGCCTGCCCGCCCTCGAGCTCGTGGACCCCTTCGGCGGCATGCGGGACCTGCACGCCGGCGTGCTGCGCACCCCCGGCACCCCTGAGGACTCCTTCTCCGACGACCCGCTGCGCATGATGCGCGCCGCCCGCTTCGCCTCCCAGCTCGGCTTCGCCGTGGCCCCCGAGGTGGAGCAGGCCATGACCGCGATGGCCGAGCGGATCACGATCATCTCCGCCGAACGCGTCCGCGAGGAGCTCGTCAAGCTCGTGTGCGGTGCGCACCCGCGCGCCGGCCTCGACCTGCTCGTGCGCACCGGCCTGGCCGACCACATCCTGCCCGAGCTGCCCGCCCTGCAGCTCGAGTCGGACGAGCACCACCGCCACAAGGACGTCTACGCCCACTCCCTGACCGTGCTGGAGCAGGCCATGGAGCTGGAGGGCGAGTACGCGCCGTCGACCCCCGACCCCGTGCTGCGCCTGGCGGCGCTGCTGCACGACGTCGGCAAGCCGGCCACGCGCCGCTTCGAGAAGGGCGGGGCCGTCACCTTCCGGCACCACGAGACCGTGGGCGCCAAGCTCGTCCGCAAGCGGCTGCGCGCCCTGAAGTTCGACAACGACACCATCAAGGCGGTGGCCCGCCTCGTGGAGCTGCACATGCGGTTCTACGGCTACGGCGACGCCGGCTGGACCGACTCCGCCGTCCGCCGGTACGCCCACGACGCCGGCGACCTGCTGCCCCGCCTGCACGCGCTGACCCGCTCGGACGTGACCACCCGCAACCGGCGCAAGGCCGAGCGGCTGGCCCACGCGTACGACGACCTCGAGCGGCGCATCGCCGAGATCGCCGAGGCCGAGGAGCTCGCCGCCGTGCGGCCGGATCTGGACGGGCAGCAGATCATGGCGCTGCTGGGGATCCGCCCGGGCCCGGTGGTGGGGCGGGCGTACAGCCACCTGCTCGAGTGGCGTCTCGACGAGGGCCCGCACGAGCAGGCCGAGGCCGAGGCGGAGCTGCGGCGCTGGTGGGCCGAGCAGCCGGAGGCCCAGCAGGGCTGA
- a CDS encoding NUDIX hydrolase → MTRPDPSAHRGAPLPSALGAWRRRPQPPLRPVTSAPAGPRSAAAASLPTVEEVSAGGVIVREHDGGLEVAVIARYNRGGRLEWCLPKGHPEGEEDHRQAAVREVEEETGIAGHILEPLGAIDYWFTVARHRVHKTVHHFLLRATGGELTTENDPDHEAVDVAWVRLEDVARRLSFANERRIVDLARQVVDQHFPPGGARGPRP, encoded by the coding sequence ATGACCCGCCCCGATCCCTCCGCGCACCGGGGCGCCCCCCTGCCCTCCGCGCTGGGGGCGTGGCGTCGCCGGCCGCAGCCGCCTCTGCGCCCCGTCACCTCGGCCCCCGCGGGACCCCGTTCCGCCGCAGCCGCCTCCCTGCCCACGGTGGAGGAGGTCTCCGCCGGCGGCGTCATCGTCCGCGAGCATGACGGCGGCCTCGAGGTGGCCGTGATCGCCCGCTACAACCGCGGTGGCCGGCTCGAGTGGTGCCTGCCCAAGGGCCATCCCGAGGGCGAGGAGGACCACCGGCAGGCGGCCGTGCGCGAGGTGGAGGAGGAGACCGGGATCGCCGGCCACATCCTCGAGCCGCTCGGCGCGATCGACTACTGGTTCACAGTCGCCCGGCACCGCGTCCACAAGACCGTGCACCACTTCCTGCTGCGCGCCACGGGCGGCGAGCTGACCACGGAGAACGACCCGGACCACGAGGCCGTGGACGTCGCATGGGTGCGCCTCGAGGACGTCGCGCGCCGCCTCTCCTTCGCCAACGAGCGCCGGATCGTCGACCTGGCCCGCCAGGTGGTCGACCAGCACTTCCCCCCGGGCGGTGCCCGGGGCCCCCGCCCCTGA